In the genome of Actinomycetes bacterium, the window GGACGGCGGCGACGGGTTCTGGGGCGGCTTCTGGGCCTACCAGCAGCTGCGCAGCCGCGGGAACACCATCGAGGCGGGCACCTCGGAGATCCTGCGCAACATCATCGCGGAGCGGGTCGTTGGCCTGCCGAGGTCTCGATGAAGGGCGGCTTTGTGCGGCAGTGCGCACAGAAGGGACCCTTCTTGCAGAAGGGTCGGAGGGGGTAGCGGCGTGGACTTCGCCTTCACCACCGACCAGGAGGAGCTGCGCTCCGCCGCGCGCCGGTTGCTCGCCGAGCGGTATCCGGCGCAGCGGCTGCACGAGGTCGCCGACTCGGGCCCGGGCTGGGACGCCGACGTGTGGCCGCGGCTGGTCGACCTCGGCTGGGTCGGGCTGTCCGCCCCGGACGGCGGCGGCAGCTTCCTCGACGAGGCCGTGCTGCTCGAGGAGGCCGGCGCTGCGCTGCTGCCGGCCCCGCTGCTCAGCGGCGTGGTCGCCCTGCCGGCGCTCGTCGGCGGCGGTGCCGACCCGACCCGGCCGACGGCGCTGGCCTGGGCCGAGCCGGCCGGGCCGCTCGCCTTCGCGTCCCCGGACCGGGTGGCGACCGTCGCGACCGCAGGCGGGTCCGGCGGCTGGACCCTG includes:
- a CDS encoding acyl-CoA dehydrogenase family protein; protein product: MDFAFTTDQEELRSAARRLLAERYPAQRLHEVADSGPGWDADVWPRLVDLGWVGLSAPDGGGSFLDEAVLLEEAGAALLPAPLLSGVVALPALVGGGADPTRPTALAWAEPAGPLAFASPDRVATVATAGGSGGWTL